One Micromonospora eburnea genomic region harbors:
- a CDS encoding GPGG-motif small membrane protein — translation MELILWILAVVLVVAGILALFRRQILWGIVLIIVGLLVGPGGVSVFN, via the coding sequence ATGGAGCTGATTCTCTGGATTCTCGCAGTCGTACTGGTGGTCGCCGGCATCCTCGCGCTGTTCCGCCGGCAGATCCTGTGGGGCATCGTCCTCATCATCGTCGGCCTGCTGGTCGGCCCGGGCGGCGTCAGCGTCTTCAACTAG
- a CDS encoding M23 family metallopeptidase translates to MRKRWLSLAAVGAVLAATLVPATPAMAAPSFKVPFPCNQSWSGQTRSDHSPAYAIDFNRTDDLGDPVVASAPGTVDRVTDLGATSYGKYVRIDHGNGYTTYYAHLSGFNVSVGQTVGYGKVIGYVGSTGGSTGPHLHYEQRLNGSDIQVRFNGSLALYWGTKTYTSDNGCSGTNTGEGTVNTTSGVSLTVRSGPGTGYSAVGSVADGAKVTIYCQTSGTTVTGTYGTSSIWDRIGSGRYVSDAYVYTGYDGYLPGVPRC, encoded by the coding sequence ATGCGCAAGCGTTGGCTCAGCCTTGCGGCCGTGGGCGCCGTCCTCGCGGCGACCCTGGTGCCGGCCACCCCGGCCATGGCGGCACCGAGTTTCAAGGTTCCCTTCCCGTGCAACCAGTCCTGGTCCGGCCAGACCCGGTCCGACCACAGCCCGGCCTACGCCATCGACTTCAACCGGACCGACGACCTGGGCGACCCGGTGGTGGCCAGCGCGCCCGGCACGGTCGACCGGGTGACCGACCTCGGCGCCACCAGCTACGGCAAGTACGTACGGATCGACCACGGCAACGGTTACACCACCTACTACGCCCACCTGAGCGGCTTCAACGTCTCCGTCGGGCAGACCGTCGGCTACGGCAAGGTGATCGGGTACGTGGGCAGCACCGGCGGCTCCACCGGCCCGCACCTGCACTACGAGCAGCGCCTCAACGGCAGTGACATCCAGGTCCGGTTCAACGGGTCGCTCGCCCTCTACTGGGGCACCAAGACCTACACCAGCGACAACGGCTGCTCCGGCACGAACACCGGCGAGGGCACGGTCAACACCACCTCCGGGGTGAGCCTGACCGTCCGCTCCGGCCCGGGCACCGGCTACAGCGCGGTCGGCTCGGTCGCCGACGGCGCGAAGGTGACCATCTACTGCCAAACCAGCGGCACCACGGTCACCGGCACGTACGGCACCAGCTCGATCTGGGACCGGATCGGCTCGGGCCGGTACGTCTCCGACGCGTACGTCTACACCGGCTACGACGGCTATCTCCCGGGCGTGCCGCGCTGCTGA
- a CDS encoding ABC transporter substrate-binding protein: MAFARSRQALAVAGVLGLALGVTACGTGSNNKKSSKAGSAECAAYEKYQGHEGKKVSIYSTNTDVEADKLQESWKQFVDCTGITIDYEGSREFEAQLPVRVDGGNAPDLATIPQPGLLKRFADAGKLKPLAGDTKTMAEQNYPADWLKYATVNGTLYGVPLDSNVKSFVWYSPKTFKEKGWNVPTTWDELIKLSDTIAASGTKPWCAGIESGEATGWPATDWIEDLMLRTQTPEVYDQWTTHSIPFNDPKVAEALDRAGTILKNEKYVNGGFGGVKSIATTSFQEAGLPILQGKCALHRQASFYANNWPEGTKVAEDGDAYAFYFPAIDPAKGKPVLGAGQFTVAFSDRPEVQAVQTFLASGEHANSRAKLGSWASANNKLDLANVTSPIDKLSVQILQDKSAVFRFDGSDLMPAAVGAGTFWKGMVDWVNGKDTAPVLQGIEGSWPK, encoded by the coding sequence ATGGCGTTTGCCAGATCGCGCCAGGCTCTCGCGGTCGCCGGCGTTCTGGGCCTGGCGCTCGGCGTCACCGCCTGCGGCACCGGCAGCAACAACAAGAAGAGCAGCAAGGCGGGCTCCGCGGAGTGCGCCGCCTACGAGAAGTACCAGGGCCACGAGGGCAAGAAGGTCTCGATCTACTCGACCAACACCGACGTCGAGGCCGACAAGCTTCAGGAGTCCTGGAAGCAGTTCGTCGACTGCACCGGGATCACTATCGACTACGAGGGCAGCCGCGAATTCGAGGCGCAGCTTCCCGTCCGGGTGGACGGCGGCAACGCGCCCGACCTGGCGACCATCCCGCAGCCGGGCCTGCTGAAGCGGTTCGCCGACGCCGGCAAGCTGAAGCCCCTCGCGGGCGACACGAAGACGATGGCCGAGCAGAACTACCCGGCTGACTGGCTGAAGTACGCCACCGTCAACGGGACCCTCTACGGCGTGCCGCTGGATTCGAACGTCAAGTCGTTCGTGTGGTATTCGCCGAAGACGTTCAAGGAGAAGGGCTGGAACGTCCCGACCACCTGGGACGAGCTGATCAAGCTGAGCGACACGATCGCGGCGAGCGGCACCAAGCCGTGGTGCGCCGGCATCGAGTCCGGTGAGGCCACCGGCTGGCCGGCCACCGACTGGATCGAGGACCTGATGCTGCGGACGCAGACCCCCGAGGTCTACGACCAGTGGACCACCCACAGCATCCCGTTCAACGACCCGAAGGTTGCCGAGGCCCTCGACCGCGCCGGCACCATCCTGAAGAACGAGAAGTACGTCAACGGCGGCTTCGGCGGCGTGAAGAGCATCGCCACCACCTCGTTCCAGGAGGCGGGTCTGCCGATCCTGCAGGGCAAGTGCGCGCTGCACCGGCAGGCGTCGTTCTACGCGAACAACTGGCCGGAGGGCACCAAGGTGGCCGAGGACGGGGACGCGTACGCCTTCTACTTCCCCGCCATCGACCCGGCCAAGGGCAAGCCGGTGCTCGGCGCCGGGCAGTTCACCGTCGCCTTCAGCGACCGGCCGGAGGTGCAGGCGGTGCAGACCTTCCTGGCCTCGGGTGAGCACGCCAACAGCCGGGCCAAGCTGGGCAGCTGGGCGTCGGCGAACAACAAGCTGGACCTCGCCAACGTGACCAGCCCCATCGACAAGCTCTCGGTCCAGATCCTCCAGGACAAGAGCGCCGTCTTCCGCTTCGACGGTTCCGACCTGATGCCGGCCGCGGTCGGCGCCGGGACCTTCTGGAAGGGCATGGTCGACTGGGTGAACGGCAAGGACACCGCGCCGGTGCTCCAGGGCATCGAAGGCAGCTGGCCGAAGTGA
- a CDS encoding carbohydrate ABC transporter permease, with amino-acid sequence MNFDFADESPKLFMLLWGLVAFVAVVGGLLLLLDVVPSWFARRREARLIAATAGGAPLPRQRKPRDGLFALFFLLPTALLLLVGLVVPAIRTLLLSFMDGGSQNWVGLANYRWMFAEDSIVRVLINTLTWVILVPLVATTMGLLYAVMVDRARFEALAKSLIFMPMAISFVGASIIWKFVYAYRGEGQDQIGLLNQIVVSFGGEPRQWLLESPLNTLLLIVIMVWIQAGFAMVVLSAAIKAIPADIVEAARLDGVTSWQMFWRITLPSIRPALIVVVVTLSIATLKVFDIVRTTTNGNYDTSVIANEMYNQAFRYGQNGQGSALAVFLFVLVIPIVIYQIRNLRQQREG; translated from the coding sequence ATGAACTTCGACTTCGCGGACGAGTCGCCGAAGCTTTTCATGTTGCTCTGGGGGCTGGTGGCCTTCGTCGCGGTGGTCGGCGGCCTACTCCTGTTGCTGGACGTGGTGCCGTCGTGGTTCGCTCGGCGCCGCGAGGCCCGTTTGATCGCCGCGACCGCCGGCGGCGCGCCGCTCCCCCGGCAGCGGAAGCCCCGCGACGGGCTGTTCGCGCTCTTCTTCCTGCTGCCGACGGCGCTGCTGCTGCTCGTCGGCCTGGTCGTCCCGGCGATCCGCACCCTGCTGCTGTCGTTCATGGACGGCGGCAGCCAGAACTGGGTGGGGCTGGCCAACTACCGGTGGATGTTCGCTGAGGACTCCATCGTCCGGGTGTTGATCAACACCCTGACCTGGGTGATTCTGGTCCCGTTGGTGGCCACCACCATGGGCCTGCTCTACGCGGTGATGGTCGACCGGGCGCGGTTCGAGGCGCTGGCCAAGTCCCTGATCTTCATGCCGATGGCGATCTCGTTCGTCGGCGCGAGCATCATCTGGAAGTTCGTCTACGCCTACCGCGGCGAGGGGCAGGACCAGATCGGCCTACTCAACCAGATCGTGGTCAGTTTCGGGGGCGAACCACGGCAGTGGCTGCTGGAGTCGCCGCTGAACACGCTGCTGCTCATCGTGATCATGGTGTGGATCCAGGCCGGTTTCGCCATGGTGGTGCTCTCCGCCGCGATCAAGGCGATCCCCGCGGACATCGTGGAGGCCGCCCGCCTGGACGGGGTCACCTCGTGGCAGATGTTCTGGCGGATCACCCTGCCGAGCATCCGGCCGGCCCTGATCGTCGTGGTCGTGACCCTGTCGATCGCCACGCTGAAGGTCTTCGACATCGTCCGGACCACCACGAACGGCAACTACGACACCAGTGTGATCGCCAACGAGATGTACAACCAGGCGTTCCGCTACGGCCAGAACGGGCAGGGCTCCGCGCTGGCGGTCTTCCTCTTCGTCCTGGTCATTCCGATCGTGATCTACCAGATCCGCAACCTGCGCCAGCAGCGGGAGGGCTGA
- a CDS encoding carbohydrate ABC transporter permease, protein MTTTTPPLATGTQQQAGRPGTARRVRKRLNTPVATVVSIVIALVWTVPTFGLFISSLRPEDQIKTTGWWTFFSDPQFTLENYQEVLFGRSASSGQLASYFINSLAITIPSVLFPLAFAALAAYALAWMKFRGRDWVYIAIFAMQIVPLQMALVPLLSFFSTGVSLGGVTLLPAWELDGAQRFAQVWFAHTCFALPFAVFLLHNFISQLPGDLMEAARVDGATHPRIFRTIVLPLITPALAAFGIFQFLWVWNDLLVALIFAGGGSETAPLTVRLAELAGTRGNEWQRLTAGAFVSIVVPLIVFLSLQRFFVRGLLAGSVKG, encoded by the coding sequence ATGACCACCACCACTCCCCCACTCGCCACCGGGACGCAGCAGCAGGCCGGGCGCCCCGGCACCGCCCGGCGGGTCCGCAAGCGGCTGAACACGCCGGTCGCCACCGTGGTGTCGATCGTCATCGCGCTGGTCTGGACCGTTCCGACCTTCGGCCTGTTCATCTCGTCGTTGCGGCCGGAGGACCAGATCAAGACCACCGGCTGGTGGACCTTCTTCAGCGATCCGCAGTTCACCCTGGAGAACTACCAGGAGGTGCTCTTCGGCCGTTCCGCGTCCTCCGGGCAGCTCGCCAGCTACTTCATCAATTCGTTGGCGATCACCATTCCGTCCGTCCTCTTCCCGCTCGCCTTCGCGGCCCTGGCCGCGTACGCGCTGGCGTGGATGAAATTCCGCGGGCGGGACTGGGTCTACATCGCGATCTTCGCCATGCAGATCGTGCCGCTACAGATGGCCCTGGTGCCGCTGCTCAGCTTCTTCTCCACCGGGGTGAGCCTGGGCGGCGTCACCCTGCTGCCCGCCTGGGAACTCGACGGCGCGCAGCGGTTCGCCCAGGTGTGGTTCGCGCACACCTGCTTCGCGCTCCCGTTCGCCGTGTTCCTGCTGCACAACTTCATCTCGCAGCTACCCGGAGACCTGATGGAGGCGGCCCGGGTCGACGGGGCCACCCACCCGAGGATCTTCCGCACCATCGTGCTGCCGCTGATCACGCCCGCCCTGGCCGCGTTCGGCATCTTCCAGTTCCTCTGGGTCTGGAACGACCTGCTGGTCGCGCTGATCTTCGCGGGCGGTGGCAGCGAGACCGCCCCGCTGACCGTCCGGCTCGCCGAGCTGGCGGGCACCCGGGGCAACGAGTGGCAGCGGCTGACGGCCGGCGCTTTCGTGTCGATCGTCGTACCGCTGATCGTGTTCCTGTCCCTCCAGCGCTTCTTCGTGCGGGGCCTGCTCGCCGGCAGCGTCAAGGGTTGA
- a CDS encoding LacI family DNA-binding transcriptional regulator: MTKIDDVARLAGVSTATVSRALRGLPTVSAATRRRVLAAAEQLQYAVSPNASRLAGGKTGTVAIVVPRITRWFFGTVVEAVEDFLDQNGYDLLLYNLGGREQTRQRVLRTASLHKRVDAIILVATPLRPADVAALTKLDLPGVIVSSGSGVPGWPCVRIDDVAAARTATRHLLDLGHTRIAHISGDPDDELAFTTHLDRRRGYQEELHAAGIRTDPSLDVESQFTIDGGIRATAELLSRGEPPTAIFAACDEMAMGAMAALRDAGLRVPQDVSVIGIDDHDLAGVLGLSTVAQPAAEQGLLAARILLNPLGVRGADPYPGLVPPAGGAGTDGAAPTPPVILPTRLVVRESTAPPRAN, translated from the coding sequence ATGACGAAGATTGACGATGTCGCCCGCCTGGCCGGGGTCTCCACAGCCACCGTCTCCCGTGCGCTGCGCGGCCTGCCCACGGTCTCGGCCGCGACGCGGCGCCGGGTCCTCGCCGCCGCCGAGCAACTCCAGTACGCGGTCTCGCCGAACGCCTCCCGGCTCGCCGGCGGAAAGACCGGCACCGTGGCGATCGTGGTCCCCCGGATCACCCGCTGGTTCTTCGGGACGGTCGTGGAGGCCGTCGAGGACTTCCTCGACCAGAACGGATACGACCTGCTGCTCTACAACCTCGGCGGCCGGGAGCAGACCCGGCAGCGGGTGCTGCGTACCGCCAGCCTGCACAAGCGGGTGGACGCCATCATCCTGGTCGCCACCCCGCTGCGACCGGCGGACGTGGCCGCGCTGACCAAGCTGGACCTGCCCGGCGTGATCGTCAGTTCCGGCAGCGGCGTGCCCGGCTGGCCCTGCGTACGCATCGACGACGTGGCCGCGGCGCGGACCGCCACCCGGCACCTGCTCGACCTCGGCCACACCCGGATCGCGCACATCTCCGGCGACCCGGACGACGAGCTGGCCTTCACCACGCACCTGGACCGACGGCGCGGCTACCAGGAGGAGCTGCACGCGGCCGGGATCCGGACCGACCCGAGCCTGGACGTCGAGTCGCAGTTCACCATCGACGGCGGCATCCGGGCCACCGCCGAGCTGCTGTCCCGGGGCGAGCCGCCGACGGCGATCTTCGCCGCCTGCGACGAGATGGCGATGGGCGCGATGGCCGCGCTGCGCGACGCCGGGCTGCGGGTGCCGCAGGACGTCAGCGTGATCGGCATCGACGACCACGACCTGGCCGGGGTGCTCGGGTTGAGCACCGTCGCCCAACCAGCGGCGGAGCAGGGCCTGCTCGCCGCCCGGATCCTGCTGAACCCACTCGGCGTACGCGGCGCCGACCCGTACCCCGGGCTGGTGCCGCCGGCGGGCGGTGCCGGCACCGACGGTGCCGCGCCGACGCCGCCGGTGATCCTGCCCACTCGACTGGTGGTACGTGAATCGACCGCACCACCCCGGGCAAACTAA